CCTCCCATCATGGGTTGCCCCTAACAAGCACGTGGCCGATTGCTATGCAGCCTCTgcagcttttttttttgttgctttttttttattttaacaatttattggggctgatacaattttttttcacagttcatacatatacatacatcaattgtataaagcacatccatacattccctgccccaatcattctcaaggcatttgctctccacttaagccccttgcatcaggtcctcttttttccccccctccctccccattcccccctccctcatatgcccttggtaatttatacatcgttattttgtcatatcttgccctatccggagtctcccttccccccttctctgctgtccctctcccagggaagaggtcacatgtggatccttgtaatcagttccccctttccaacccactcaccctccactctcccagcatcgtccctcacacccttggtcctgaaggtatcatccaccctggattccctgtacctccaaccctcatatgtaccagtgtacagcttctgtcctatccagccctgcaaggtagaattcggatcatggtagttggggggaggaagcatccaggatctgggggaaagctgtgttcttcatcgatactacctcacaccctaattaacccatctcctctcctaaacccctctatgaggggatctccattggccgacacttgggccttgggtctccactctgcacttcccccttcatttaatatgatatatatatacacatacatatatacatatacacatacatacacacacttatctttttttttttttgcatgatgccttatacctggtcccttgggcacctcgtgatcgcactggccggtgtgcttcttccatgtgggcttatttgcttctgagctagatggccagccTCTGCAGCTTTAATGACAGGAGCAGACGTGTGCTATTGCTCTAGGGTCCAAAGACAgccacacccctacctgcccCAGCACTGctgttaggttactcctccaatgtaCTCAGGGACCTCTAGGGGTAGGGTGCAGCCCACTTTATTATGTATATGTTTACTTACAATTacaggggcttgcatgcccccctaGACCATATAAGCcatggttggaaatatattctatgTGGACTTGGCTCCTGAAGCATGGTGGTCCTGGAGGTGAGCTCTtgcatgccttatcttgtctgatgtcccttgaattttacccctcaatgacacaaccgccccttggacccattcagttGTGGGGACTGGCACCCCACAGGAAGTGCCctagagtcagttttgactctggCCCCACAGACGACAGGATTGGACATGGTCTGATCCCAGCCCTCCTGTCTGTGAGCTCTTTGTTGCAGGCACCTCGCCAATCCATCTCAATGaggggcttctctctctcttttatcctTTCTGTTGATCCTGTTACGAAGCCGGAAGAGGGCTCAGGTTTGAGTTACTGGACGCCCGTGGTGCACGTGCAGCCAAGAGCTTCCTGGGCAGCAGCTCGCCCTCAAAGTGCCTGAGGCGTGGGTGTGGAGTCCCGtcgtttatagatgaggaaacggaGGTTCGGAAGAGTAACGCCACCTGTCCCGGGAGCCACACCAGCCAGGCTCACCAGTCGGCTGCCCTCCGCATGGGCTCCTGAGAGGACCAGGTGTCGGCCATGGTTGGCCCCAGTGTCACCTGACTGGAtgctgtgccccccccccaagaatATGAAGGGGGGCATGGAAAAGTTCTGGGGGGGGGTGAAATATGCCATCATCTTTCCATTTTCCCTCGAACTCTTGGAAGCTTCCTTGTGTCATCATGGTGAGGCCCAGTGGCTCGGCAGTTCCGTAAGGCCATATGAAGGGTGATTAGTCAGTGGTAAGGGGACAAGGGTGGGACGCAACAGCCTTTACTCAGGTCCCCAGCCCTCAGCGGTTATCAGGGGCGCTTCCATGGGGGTGTGGCAAGCGTCCCCTTCTGTCTTGCAAGTGCTTAAGTGAGAAATGAGCAGAGGGGGTGGAGGGAACAGGGACCTCAGTACCACCAGGAGACAAGATGGGGACAGAGTGCCCCTTTGGGTCCCAGGGTCCCTGCGCTGGGAACCTCCTAGACCTAGACCcaggggggaaattgaggccaAGGCATATGgagctttttttttccccaagggaTTTCCGGCTCGCAGATGTTGAAAGGAGGAACTTCCCCCAGAGCTGACAAGGAAAGAGAGCATTCCCGGGAACTGGTGCACTGTTTGGAAAGCAGCCTCCAGAAACCTGTTGGCTCAGcgcccccttgtggaactttggatacaccccacccccacccccaactgagACACAGGCCCAAATGTgtcccaaagcctgggggctcccacacctcctcctgctgccctgggtgctggacaaGTGATCACTCGCTGAGGACCGGTTCTGGTGAGGTTTTtaattaaagttttttttttccaaattcaTCTCCTTCCTCGGCTGAACAAATACAAGGCAAAACGGGCAAAGCCTGATGACCACCACTTGGACCCACATCCGGTCGGGACCTCGACTCCAGGAGGCGGGGCCCCACTTCTGCGCAAGGCTCCCTGCACAGTCCTTGCAGCGGCAGCCGCCGGGGCGGGGCACGCCGGGACGGGGGTTCTCCTGGTCAGGGGAGGGCCTGGATCCTGGTCCCCcggggggaagggtggggggcgtGGGCTCAGGTGGACATGATGCCGCTCTTCTCGCCCTTCACCTTGAGGAACTCGGCCATGCTGGAGAAGTACTTCTGGTTGGCTTccgccaccttcttctctgctgcctGTGGGTTTACGATCTCcaggccctggggtggggggtgggaggtgtgtGGGTGGGAAAAGGGGACAGGAAGGGTGAGTGACAGGAGGCAGGGCCTGTGGTAGTGACCCCTTGCCCCCACCCAGCAAAGCCTGATAGATCTGTGTAAGCAAGTGGATCTCGGGTTGTGGGGGGTGTAACAGTTCACTTGTTGCCGTGGGCTGCCCTGCCCTCCCTACCCGCCGGCTGACCGTGGGACAGTCAGTAGGTTGGGGGCTTAGGCGATTCTAAACCCCCCTAACCGCGCCCCCCCTCTCCGCATCTGAGAACAGCCAGGTTCTGAATGAGGAAACCGGTCCTGGAGCAAATGACACCAATATCTGCCGACAGAGGCCCTGTGGCTGCACTGTCCCCCAGACCTCACACGCTGTCACTCCCAGCCTGTCACTAGGGCCCACCCCTGGCTCCCTCCTTCCTGCTCCAGTTGGTGGGCAATGGGTAGACAGCAGGGCGCCGGCCTCAGGCTCTCACTGGCACTTTGCAGCTCACACCCAGGACTGGAGGCGAGGTTTTCCAAAGGAAAGAACCCTGAGTTGCTGTGGGCTCACCCGGCTCACAGCGTCCCCAAGGGCGGAGTGGAaccgccccctgtgggtttgccaGGCTGGGAATCTCTACTGAAGCACAGCCTCATTGCTCCCCTGAGGAGCTACTGGAGGATTTGAACCGGCAACCTTCAGGTTGGCCGTGGAGTGCTTAACTGTCCGCAGCATGCTGGGGCTTCCGTTTCCCCAGTGCAGAAGCAGAAGGCTCAGGGCGGATGGTctaggagggcaggggaggggcttCCGAGAACCAAGCTGACaagaactgcatgccaagcccaagGCGCCTGGCCTGACCCGGGCAGGGGCAAGGCACCTACCTGGAGCGGCGTGAAGGCCACGCTGGAGGCAGTGCCGGAGGAGCGGTCCCGGATGGTGGACTTGCCGCCATACACCACGCTCTGCTTCTGTAGGGTTCGCTGTGGCAGGGAgaggggggatggggatggggcctTAGCcagcctgtcctatggggtctgcCCATCCTCGGAGGCAGGGGGGAAGAGAGGGGGCTCTGCCACACCCATTCTGAGGAGGGCAGGGAGGATGGGGTGCTGGCTGGGGTACAGTGTGGCCCGGCCCTGCGTTACCTGCAGCGTCTTGGAGATCCTGGCTTTGGTGGCCTCGTTCACCTGCGTCTGCCGCACCCGCCCGCTGCCCGACTTGCCCAGGTGCCCCAGGCTGAAGCCCAGGTCCTCCTGGTAGGCGTCCTCCTCGATCTGCGGGGGACGGCAGGGCCTGCAGTCAGGCTACGGCGCTGCCCCTCCCCGGGTCCGTGGCGCAGACCCCTTTGTGACTGACACGGGTTGCCCCGTTTACAGTGAGTGACATGGGCCGGGCTTAGCTctgttctcccccacccccgcagtcCCAGGCGCCACCGCTTCATGGAAGACCCACGTGACAGTAAGCAGCTACAACCAGCCCGCCCCCAGAAAGGAAGCAGGCAGCAAGTGAACCGTGGTGTGGGGTCCTGTCCAGGGAGGCAGATGATACTGGTGGTCGAAAAGCGTCAGCGAGCACgtgggtgggcctgacccaatcaGAAGGCTGGAAAACCCGAGCCCTGAGCTCCCCACAGCCCAGGATGCCCTGCAGATGTGGGGCGCCATGACTGGTTCCGCGGTCAGGGGCTCAAGGCTGTGGGGTGCCGAGCCTCCAGCTCGCTGTGGGCTCCGTACGTgcctcaaagctcactgccaactcacagcgaccccacaggacaggagagaactgcccctgtgggtttctgaggctgcctttcctggagcagacagcctcatctttctccccaggagctgctgggggtttcaaactgccaaccttgcagctagcagcccagttcAGAACCCATGCCACCATCAGGCTCCTAGCCGGGCTCCGTGCGTCTCACACAGAGCTCAGAGGGAGGCAGGGGCTTGGGAGTCGGAGGGGCGGGCCAGGTGAGTGACGCTAGCTAGGAGCCTCACGAAGGGCGCTGGCGCGGAGGGGGCGCCCACCTCTCCGAAGCTCATGCGGTTGGCCTGCTTGCGGATCTCTGTCAGACCCAGCCTCTCCTTCATCTTTCGGTACCTGTGCACCACCGGGGAAGGGGCGGAGCTCAGTCAGGGGAGGAGCGGCAAGGCCCGCCTgcccctccaggccccgcccccggggGGCCCGGCTGTACCTGCGGCCACCCCGCTTCTTGCGCTGTCCATCCAGGGGCGCCGGCAGCGGCTTCACCTGCTTCACGGGCGGCGGCTCCTGCCACTTGTCGAACTTGCGCTCTATCTCATCCTTCAGCTCGTAGCCCACCTGcgcgcgagcgagcgagcgagtgaCGGTTCCCTCCCATGGAAAGCTTTCAAACCTTTTTTCCCTGTGAACTGGGTGGATGCGACCCCCCTGGCCCCCCGCCCCCGTGCCCACCTCCCACAACGACGAACTTCTGTTCACCTGTGTCCTTGGTCCACGAGGTATGAGGGGCTAGGGGGCGGGACCCCTCGACTACCTCCCACTTGGCAGCCTTCAGGCCGGCCCGCGGAGGCTGTTTATTCCTGGTCAGGGCCCCCGCAGACGCCCCCTCCCCTGCGCGTACCTTGCCCTCCGGGCTCTCGTGGAAGCTGTCCACTCTCGctgctagcgtgcacttggccgCCACGAGCCGCGCTGCCTTCCGACGGAGGTCCTGGGGGGAAAGGGAACACGAAAGGGAAGCGGGGCCTGTGTGAGCTGGCCGGACAGATGGGCAGGCCGGCAGGACATCCAGGACGTCCTTCCAGCCGCAACTATGCTATTTCCAGCTGTCAGAGCCGAATCTGTCCCGGGCCCAGGTAGGTGGCTacagcctggggtggggggggtacctCTTCCTTGTTCTAGGAGAGTTGGGGGTAGCATTTGCTCAGGCAATGGTCCCCTGGTCAGCTACTACAGGGCCAGATTCCTTCCCCAGCAGCCAGTCTGCCCCCAGGACCAGGACCCttgctcatagccaccctgtgcctGATCCAGCTTGGGACAGCCAGGTGAGGGGGCACACTCAGGGAGGGAGGCCCTCAGGGAGGGGCAATGCCACAAACATCAGGGTCCGCTGGGTGCCTGGCTCCGCTCCTTCAGCGCACACCACCCTGAGAACAGGGGCAGGAGGGGCAGGTGGGTGCTGTACTTTGCAGCAATGCATAATAAGGGATTTCCCAGGGGAATGgttctggggagggggagggacgtgGAACAAACTTCAAACTGAAGAAacgagagaccaggcttactggtctcagGTTGTGGAAACgtattatcaggaaagactagtccctggagtaggacttGCTTCTTGGTGGAAGAAGGAGAGCAACGAAAAAGAGGGCACCGCCCCCCGTCCCAACCCCCAACGCGACTCAGTGTCTAGTGGGACTGACAGGGTGCTGTTCTGCTGAGTCGGAGCCAATTCAGCAGCACCTAAGGGGCAGGTAACTAAGGCACTGCCGGGGGGGACCGGGCTGCTTCGGGCAGAGGGGCTGGCGCCTCACCGGGGGCAGGGACTGTACGATGTCACTGTGATAGATGTAGCCCGTGTGGGGCAGCACGGAAGTGGACGAGAAGCCCGAGAGCGTCTTGCGCTGAGCTCCAAGCAGCATGATGTTGCAGGCGGGCATCTTGGAGAGGTTGGTCAGGCCCCCGGCCACGCCTGCAGCAGGACAGGGAGAAGAGGGGCAGGGGACCCGAGGGGCACAACTCAGACCTCTCCGCCTCGCACATTTGGGATTTGCTAGTCTTTGCCAGCAGCCACTTCTTCCGGTCTCCCTTATGCGTTTCTGGGGCCtcacaggggtgggggagaatggcTTCCGCGGCTCTCGGACACTTGAagggagcagaccacctcatcttcctcccaagaagctggtgggattgaaccaccgaCCGACCTTGCAGCTATCAGGTAAGCACCTGAGGGTTTGCCCCACCTGGGGACTTCACGACGCATGCACGCACGGCAGGTtagtccacccacccaccccatgggGGGTGTGGCCTCACCCATGATCTTGGCTGCGGTGGAGGCCCCGATGATGATGGAGAGGTTGGGGGCGATGAAGGACATGCGGGACTCCACATACTCGTAGATCCGGTGCTTGGAGGCGTTCAGCTCCAGGGCCATGTCACACGCCTCCTCCAGCCGCTCCAGCTCCTCCTCCGACAGCTGCTgcctggggggcggggcgggcggcaTGGGAGGGGGAACCGGAAAGCCCTCCCTGGCGCCCCACCTGATGGGCCTCGGACACCCCTCTGCTCAGTGTGTGCACACGCACGCATGTGGCTGCAGGGCTGCAGAAAGGCCACGGAGGGAGGGCAGGATGAGACAACGCTGTGTTCTCAAGAGCTTTCGGAGTCCACGCTGCCCATGTGTGTGCACGGGGGCGCAATTCCGTGTGTGTATACGAGTGCGTGAGCACGTGCCTGTGTGCATGCACCTACATGTGAGTGGGCAgctgggtgtgtgtacatgtactGTGTGAACTCCAGGTATACAAGGCTGTAACTGGCCCTGTGCATGTGGGTCACCTAGGGCCTgccccctccttgccactaggACCCTGAGGTGCTCTTCGCTCGATAGGGGGTTAGCAGCAGCCCTGGGAGCTCCTCCCTGCTGTGCACgcacccctgggtggtggaggcgGTGACGCTGACGACCATGATGGTGGCGTTGGTTAGGATCTGCTGCAGGTTTTCATTGTTCTTGCACTTATCCAGGCTGTTGCCcagctcctggggggggggggtggcaagaAGGCAGGAGGTGGGCTGACGGGGGGGGGCGGAACAGAGACCATCTTCTGCCCTCCCACCTGACTCCTCCCCAGGCTCTCGCACCAGTCCACTCAGCGACCACTCATTCACACCCGTGAGGAGCCACCAGCCACACCAAACCACAGGCAGCAGCATCTGCCCCAGATGCCAAGACTGGCAGGCACGGAAGCTCACGGCCATTGCATCGATGCCTGCCTAGAggggccctacaggacagtgccCAACTGCCCCTGGGAATagacagccccctctttctccctcggagcggctggtggttttgaactgctggccttgcagcagttcttgcagcccaacatgtgagtactgtgccaccagggtggacccGTGGTCGCGGAGcctggggaggaagtgggagaggCCTGTCGCAAAACAAACCGTGTAGGAGCAGTGGATCGGGAGCGAGCGGGCTCCATAAACCTTGACCCAAGGAGGAGAAAAGTTCACACAACCGCCACCCATCCCCTGGGGTGGTCCGAATCCCGTAGGACAGGCCAGGAAGCAGCCCAAGAGCCAAGGACCAGCAGCAGCCACGGGCGAGCCGAAGAATCGACCCGGCGGAACCCGAGGTAGGCATTCGGCCTCCGGGGCTCTGAGGAGACCCCTTCTGCTGTCTGGAGCCACCCACGCGGCAGCACTTGATTAAGGCAGCTCAAGGTGTCTACCATTCCAAAGCCAGGCGGTCCTGTCATGGACTGAACTGTCTCTGCACAAAGTGTGAGTCCACTTGGCTGGCCGTGATTCCCAGCGGTCTAGCAGTTATGGATGGATGCAGCTACCGCCCACAGTGGGATCCGCCTGGGGCGGGGGGACAACCCCCTCTTTTCAGGTCAGAGCCCTGACCCGCTGTGAGGGTGTCTTTGGACCCACCCGGGCTCCGCCCTCCCCACTCACCTTCACGGTGCGGATGTAATCCAGGGCGTTGGGCACCAGGGACTCCAGCTCAGGGAACCGCTTGGAGTACTTGTCCCGGATGAACTTGTGGATGATGTCTGAGGTGGACAGAGGGGAAGGGCCCCATGAGGAAAGGGGCACGGGAGGGGGGTGTCTCTCCACACAGGCACAGACACACAGCCCCCTGGGATGAAGGCTGTACCTATCGGTGGTCCCGCCCCGCTACTGCTGCTACCGCTCCGAGTCAGGCCCCTGAACACACTGCCGTGTGCACAGTGGGCCCGAGCTGCCCTCCAACTGGTTGCAGATGGACCGTGAGAGCCACGAAGAGCCCAGGAGCTGCTATTCAGACACAGGCTGCCAGGCCCAGTCTTGCAGGTTTCCACGGGCAGGGGCGGGAATGCCCTGGGCCTCCTGCCAGGCAGGTGAGAATTCGACCCCCACTGGAGCTCTGCATGCGGAGGCCACATGGTCGCTTCCGGTCCCTAAGCCCTGGCCCGAGCTCCGGAAGCAGCGGTGACAGCAGGGTGATCTTTGTGGGGTAGGACACTGGGCATGTGCGAGCTATGTGGCCAGGAGCTCTGACTCTCTTCCCCTGTGGCCTCCTGGGACTCGGGGATTCACTCACATCCCGCCCCCCAAGAACtgtgccctccccaccccgccagcCCTGGCTTTGCTGGCGGGCCAGGGTGGTGCTGGCCAGCAGGGGTGGAGCAGTCACCTCGGACCATGGAGTAGATGGCTGAACAAAAAGAAAGGGCGGGCCTGGGCGCTGTGCTGGCCCAGACCTCTCACCTCGACTTCTGTGAGCTGAAAAGCCACCTCCCTCTTGTGGAAGCCGTCCTGTCACAGCAGCAGGACCGTGTGGACAGGACGGTGGCCTGGCTCCTGCCTCTCCCCCTCACATGTAGGGGCGAGTGACTGTTTGGGGGCCACTGTGATCCCCGCTAGCTAGCAGTCCTGGTGGTAACGTGGGTGATAGATGGGTAACTCACTGCAAGGtctgctgtttgaaaccaccagccgtttattccaagggagaaagaggaggctggctgctcctgccaAGACTTAAAGTCTCGGAAAACCCCACGGGCACAGTTCTACCACGTCCTatcaagttgctatgagttggcatggatggGAGGACAGGGCGTGCCATCTGGTTATCCCCACTCACTTAGCTCATTCTCGATCTCCACGGTCAGGTTGTTGGCATCCACGATGACCCGGTATTCAGGGGCCGCCTCTACCGGGCCCATCACTGTGAAGACGAGAGACAGAGGGTGTGAGTGTGAATCTACACATCCCCATCAttcccccacccatccccccCCTCTCACATCCCCATTATTTCCccacccatctctctctctctctctcttacacacacacacacacacacacacacacacaccagggaaaCTGGGGTGAGCTGGCATGTAGGAGGTGCTGAATGGTAAATCCGGGGCCGGCCCACAGATCTTTTAAAGGTCCCCCAGCCCAGTgtgcctgcctccctcccacttctcccCTCCAGACCAGATCCGACTTAAAACAAAACACCGAAACAGGTGTTGCAGTGGTCACAGCACAGCTTGGCTTCGAACCGAAAAgctgacagccttggaaccccccaggccggttctactctgtcctgtcaggtcacTGGGAGACGGAATCGTGGTAGGCTTGACCAAGAGAGAACCCATACCCCATTCAAGCACCCATGTGAAGTAGGCAACCCGTGTCCGACGGTTGTGAGCACACACAGACGGGAGGCCCTTCAAGAAGGGGGCGGGGGTATTGCAGTAGCTTTTCTTTCCGCCTCCCCACGAGCTTTGTGAAGCCCCTTTTGTACGCACAATCCTCGAACATTTCCACCACCAtaaaaaatacacaaacacaaaacCCCTGCGCTTTTCAGCCATCACCTTTCCTCTGAGTCtcctcctcacacacacacgcccccaaccccacccaaaCCAACTGCCCTCGAGTCCATTCCGATGCCTGGTAGCCCCCCATATGTGGCGGAGCAGAGCTGCACTGCAGGGGGTTCACACCCCAAGTAGTAAAAGTGCCAAGGGCCCCAGTGGACAGACGCACAgccagggaggaggggaatgACCTTCGGAGGCTTTGGCCTGCTTGCTGATGtactcctcgatcttcatcatgaTCTCGGCAAACTGTTAGGGAGAGCGGAGTCAGAAGCCTGGGACTGTCCCCAAGGAAGTGCTGCTatacccctccttccccacacgCCCCCGGTGCCTTCTGTGGAGAGCTGGCCGGGGAGCCATGGTTCCCTCTTACCATCTTGCTGTCCCATAGCTTGGCGATGCTCTTGACCGAATCCCCTGAGAGGTCCAGCTGCGTCTCCTCCTGCACGTCCTCGATGGtcggctcctcctcctcctccccatagctccctccttcctcttcttcagccGCCTCCTCCAGGTCGGCCAAGAGCTCGTCTGCCAGGGACATCCTGAGGCCTGTCGGGGAGGGAGACCACGGTCACATCAAACCCTCTGTGCTTCCGGCAGGAGATTCTCCCCTGGAACCCCTGCTCCTTCTTTATCAGGGCTTCCAGaagattcattccagttccactCCAGATATCCAGAagcaggtttgttttttttaattttagtaaatcactttattggggtctcttacagttcttataacaatccacacatctactgtatcgagcacatttgtacagatgttgccatcatcatttccaaaacattttctttctacatgagcccttggtatcaactcctcttttccccccaccctcatgaacacttggtaaTTTAGAAATTATGCTTATTTTCACATTTACACGGTCCACTGttaccctttacccacatttctgttgttcatctccctgggggatggggttgtacatcgatcattgtgatttgttccctttctccccccacctcctccctaccctcatagtattgctaatctcattattagtcctgaggggttatctgtcctggattctgtgtgttgagagctcttatctttacccatgtatatgctctggtctagccagatttataaggtagaactggggttatgatagaagaaacattaaagaactagaggaatgttgtgtgcttcatcagtgctatactgcacccctggCTGGCtctttccttccttgtgacccttctgtgagggaatgtccaattgtctacagatgggctttgggtctccacccagaAGCAGTTTTGACAAGATACACCCTCACCTGATTCTTACAGCTCTCTAGAAGAAAtcacccgggggggggggggggagtgttagTGGTGCAGCATTGGGTGGTTACCCAAAAGGTTGAGGGCTGCACCCCCAAAGAAGTCACTGTCTGCTTCCGCCAAAATTCATTCCAGGAAACCAATGGAGCCGCTCTCCTCTGGCCTAAGGTCCCTTGGAGTCAGAGTGGACCGGCAAATGAGCAGTAGAAGGTCCAACAACTAGAGTGAGCCAGTATATAGACCAACCTAACCTACAGGAATGGGCCCTGCACTGGAAATGAGCTTGCGCACTGGCGGTCAACCTAAAGCCTGGCCATGCAAACCTACCCAGCCACTCCGTGGCACACCAGACCACCTGCTCCCACATTTTTCCAACATCAGCCacgccatgggggcagttctactctgtcccacaaggGGACGCTCTGAGTCCGAATCAGTTCTAGGGGGAGACAGCACAAGAGCATCGCCACAGCCCCTCTTTCTTGGTTCAACACCTCTTCAGAGATCAGGGGTGCTTCTGTGAACGTGAAATCACTTGGGATCCACGTACCACACGGCCTTCGTGGCTACCCTAAGGTACGTGAATTCTCGtggcgcactgggctgctaactctcaggggttgtggttcaaacccaccagctgctccgtgggaggaagatgtgagaGTCTTCTCCCATAGAAGTCTGGTTTCGGAAGCCCTATGGGGCGGCTCTAATCCGGCCCAGAGGCTCACGATGAGGGAgaagactccatagcagtgagtacgCAATGGCTTAAGCTACGAGCCCATGTCGGAAAGGTCAGCGGTGCAGGGAACAGCGTTTGCTCCAGAGCCGTAAGGAGCGCTTCCCTTTGCACAAGAAAACGACCCCGTTTATAAAGACGCGCCCGTCTCCGCCCACTCTTGCTCCCAAGACTCGGGAGCCTGGCCTCAcgctcccccttcatcatcacacCTACCGTTTTCCCGTCTCGCAGCCCGGTTTCTAGGAGAAAAGCGTCCCAGGAGCGGCCGGCGCTTACTGGTGACGTCTCACAGCCGCGCCGTTTGAGACGAGCCAGCAAGCCGCGCTCTGATTGGTCAGCTGCCCGCGACGTTCTCGGCCGCGTTTGAAACCACAACTTTATTGGTAGGCGTTGCTCGGCTCAGACCCGGGAGGGCAGGAAAGCGGAAAGGGACTTAGCGGGCGTACGGTCCGCCGTAGACCGAGTCTGGGAAGCGGAGGATCGCCGTCGCTGGACGACAGTGTCGAGAATGAAAGACAGTGGCAACGCGGAGGGCCGGTGGTGGCGCTAGGCGGGAGAGTGAGGCGTTTGAGCCAGGACTCGGGGGGTGGAGCAGGTGGGGGTGGTAAGGCGAAACCAGACATAGGAAACTACAACTCCCAGGAGGCATTGGATATCGGGCGCTTCCTTTCTTACGCGCGGTACCTGATGGGACAGGTAGTTTTCTGAACGCCTTAATCTAGCCCTTGAAGGGGTGCAAGTTTCCAAGCTTGAGGCGTGTGGAGCGGGGAGCGAGATGGAGCTGGAACAGAGGGAAGGGTAAGTGACTAAGCCTTTCTGAAAACTACGAATCCTTGCAATCGCAAATGGGCAATGCTTTTATCTAAAGGGCTGACAGAAATCGTAGTTCGTGCAACTGTTATGCTTTATCTTGGGACATAGTCCCCCCTCCCAAATAGGGGTCTTTTAGGGACCAGAGGCTGCCCTCGGGCATCCTGGGGTGGAGGGActtggggtcaggactcctggtctgagggaggaggagggctgggggtcaggactcctggtctgagggaggagggctgggggtcaggaccccTGGTCTGAGGGAGAAGGGCTGggagtcaggactcctggtctgagggacgaggggctgggggcaggactcctggtctgagggaggag
The sequence above is drawn from the Tenrec ecaudatus isolate mTenEca1 chromosome 18, mTenEca1.hap1, whole genome shotgun sequence genome and encodes:
- the PRPF31 gene encoding U4/U6 small nuclear ribonucleoprotein Prp31, which translates into the protein MSLADELLADLEEAAEEEEGGSYGEEEEEPTIEDVQEETQLDLSGDSVKSIAKLWDSKMFAEIMMKIEEYISKQAKASEVMGPVEAAPEYRVIVDANNLTVEIENELNIIHKFIRDKYSKRFPELESLVPNALDYIRTVKELGNSLDKCKNNENLQQILTNATIMVVSVTASTTQGQQLSEEELERLEEACDMALELNASKHRIYEYVESRMSFIAPNLSIIIGASTAAKIMGVAGGLTNLSKMPACNIMLLGAQRKTLSGFSSTSVLPHTGYIYHSDIVQSLPPDLRRKAARLVAAKCTLAARVDSFHESPEGKVGYELKDEIERKFDKWQEPPPVKQVKPLPAPLDGQRKKRGGRRYRKMKERLGLTEIRKQANRMSFGEIEEDAYQEDLGFSLGHLGKSGSGRVRQTQVNEATKARISKTLQRTLQKQSVVYGGKSTIRDRSSGTASSVAFTPLQGLEIVNPQAAEKKVAEANQKYFSSMAEFLKVKGEKSGIMST